A part of Leifsonia xyli subsp. xyli str. CTCB07 genomic DNA contains:
- the murJ gene encoding murein biosynthesis integral membrane protein MurJ has product MASIGRASAMLASGTLVSRILGFAKAWLLVQAIGALSFAGGAYATATLVPNSLYAIIAQGVLNAVLVPQIVRASGAADGGRQYINKLVTLGMVVFAAVALVATLLAPVLIGLFGLRGEQAALGTTFAYWSLPQIFFLGLYTLLGEVLNARKSFGPFTWAPVINNVVAIGMLAAFILGFSSDPFGERSHEWGSGMVALLGGGATLGIAVQAVVLFFFWRRIGLRFRPDFRWRGVNLGSAGKAAGWTLGMLMATQIAGLIETNVANSTGDGKAGVFAMNNAWLVFMLPHGIIAVSIVTAYYTRMAEHAQQGSASGFRADFSSAARSIMFLIVLSSAVLIVIAFPVARVFTPEYPAMGLVLIAYLVGLVPFSLVFMAQRAFYSFGDTRTPFLFTLAQTVLIVIGVLGCLAIPAGHRAAAIALVVSASTLIQAVLAFALLRRRTGGVDGRRILSGLWRFLAAGLAAVAAGTGFLVLLGGAVEGAFPVSSPLSAILASAVVGIVMAIVYVGSLAIFRSADLEAGLAPVVERVFRRSATGGDTE; this is encoded by the coding sequence ATGGCTAGCATCGGCCGCGCCAGCGCCATGCTCGCGTCGGGGACCTTGGTCTCGCGCATCCTCGGCTTCGCGAAGGCCTGGTTGCTCGTTCAGGCGATCGGCGCCCTGAGCTTCGCAGGCGGAGCCTACGCGACGGCGACGCTGGTCCCCAACAGCCTCTATGCGATCATCGCTCAGGGGGTGCTCAACGCCGTCCTAGTGCCGCAAATCGTTCGGGCCTCCGGTGCGGCCGACGGTGGGCGGCAGTACATCAACAAGCTGGTCACGCTCGGGATGGTCGTCTTCGCCGCTGTGGCGCTGGTGGCGACCCTGCTCGCGCCGGTCCTCATCGGCCTGTTCGGTCTGCGCGGCGAACAGGCGGCGCTCGGCACGACCTTCGCGTACTGGTCGCTCCCGCAGATCTTCTTCCTCGGTCTGTACACACTGCTCGGCGAGGTGCTCAACGCCCGCAAGTCGTTCGGTCCCTTCACCTGGGCGCCGGTGATCAACAACGTCGTCGCGATCGGGATGCTGGCCGCCTTCATCCTGGGATTCAGCTCCGACCCCTTCGGCGAGCGCTCGCACGAGTGGGGCTCGGGGATGGTCGCACTGCTGGGCGGCGGGGCGACTCTGGGCATTGCCGTCCAGGCCGTCGTCCTGTTCTTCTTCTGGCGCCGGATCGGCCTGCGGTTCCGCCCCGATTTCCGCTGGCGGGGCGTCAACCTCGGCAGCGCAGGAAAAGCCGCCGGCTGGACGCTCGGGATGCTCATGGCCACCCAGATCGCCGGGCTGATCGAGACCAACGTCGCCAACTCCACCGGAGACGGCAAGGCGGGAGTCTTCGCCATGAACAACGCGTGGCTCGTGTTCATGCTGCCGCACGGCATCATCGCGGTCTCGATCGTCACCGCGTATTACACGAGGATGGCGGAGCACGCGCAGCAGGGCTCCGCTTCCGGGTTCCGTGCCGATTTCTCCAGCGCGGCCCGCTCGATCATGTTCCTGATCGTCCTCTCGTCCGCAGTGCTCATCGTGATCGCCTTCCCGGTCGCCCGCGTTTTCACACCCGAATACCCGGCGATGGGGCTCGTCCTGATCGCCTACCTGGTGGGACTGGTGCCCTTCTCCCTCGTCTTCATGGCGCAGCGCGCGTTCTACTCCTTCGGCGACACCCGCACTCCGTTCCTGTTCACGCTGGCGCAGACCGTGCTCATCGTCATCGGCGTTCTGGGCTGTCTCGCGATCCCGGCCGGACACCGCGCAGCCGCGATCGCTCTCGTCGTGTCCGCGTCCACGCTCATCCAAGCAGTCCTGGCTTTCGCGCTGCTGCGCCGACGCACCGGGGGAGTGGACGGGCGTCGCATCCTGAGCGGTCTGTGGCGGTTCCTCGCCGCAGGGCTGGCGGCTGTGGCTGCCGGGACCGGGTTCCTGGTCCTGCTGGGCGGTGCCGTCGAGGGCGCTTTCCCGGTGAGCAGTCCCCTCAGCGCGATCCTCGCCTCCGCCGTCGTCGGGATCGTCATGGCGATCGTCTATGTCGGCTCCCTGGCGATCTTCCGCTCGGCAGATCTGGAAGCCGGATTGGCGCCTGTCGTGGAGCGTGTTTTCAGACGCTCAGCGACAGGGGGTGACACGGAATAG
- a CDS encoding DUF6049 family protein, giving the protein MSESGTTFRGVRFVAVLMSAAVALSALLGGAPVSEASTGWGSVVSGERSATIRTAATARLSASLSAGTAGLLAPGQDLVASVTVTNSSGTALTSGTVRFWLNPTAFTSRRGLTAWLSSTDAVKDRVNLGSVALPALEPGASAIVRVPVAAAAVPFASRSVTGVFGVGAAVSADQQTAEARSSLVWSVGEAAAKTDVGVVMPIVSPSTGAGLISADDLATYTAPNGVLTRDLDGIAGHSTVAVGIDPMIVASIRALGNAAPATATDWLTHLSTLPNETFSLGYGDADMAGQLQAGLTTPLTPLSLRYALDAKNFSPAPTTIGEPTTATHVQPTPTASPAQSPSPSPTPLPTLPTLSELVAWDYSLSGIAWPGDGTLRSADLAPLSTAGMKTVIVSGDNTNADELDSTPNAVVHTASSMLAVSDQRISDALRQSVSAPSDIAWNTAMSAVNAQLALLSGEDKTSRKVLVALDRSWPSSGTQLQRSLDALLTSAWSAPAAFSSIVSASGSTDTVVVDAPESQRRIDAIRSLLTDEKALTDFATVLVDPTTLTGRTRAQLLTLLAVSWQNPRTDWSAAVTKSREATTKTLHAIRILPTENINLVSTQGSIPFTVSNELPGEAATVTLRASPSNGRLEIDGPTTKSIPKDSRGTMLVPVRAKVGNGQVVLSLQLYSPTGIPIGDPSAVSVEVHADWEGLGALVFGALLVLLFGYGIVRGLLRRRAQRRTEAQQTPEDDKGDNAAPRNDGSSDG; this is encoded by the coding sequence ATGAGTGAATCCGGAACCACCTTCCGGGGTGTGCGATTCGTCGCCGTGCTCATGAGTGCGGCGGTCGCTTTGTCGGCCCTCCTCGGCGGCGCCCCGGTGTCCGAGGCGAGCACCGGCTGGGGCTCCGTGGTGAGCGGCGAGCGATCCGCCACGATCAGAACGGCAGCGACGGCTCGGCTCTCCGCATCCCTTTCCGCCGGAACCGCGGGCCTGCTGGCGCCGGGCCAGGACCTTGTCGCATCGGTCACCGTGACCAACTCCTCCGGCACCGCGCTCACCTCCGGAACGGTCCGGTTCTGGCTGAATCCCACTGCGTTCACTTCGCGCAGAGGACTGACAGCCTGGCTCTCCTCGACGGACGCGGTGAAGGACAGGGTCAATCTCGGCTCGGTCGCGCTGCCAGCGCTAGAGCCCGGCGCTTCGGCCATTGTGCGCGTCCCGGTCGCCGCTGCGGCTGTGCCGTTCGCTTCACGATCGGTCACCGGCGTCTTCGGTGTCGGGGCCGCCGTGAGCGCCGACCAGCAGACAGCAGAAGCCCGCTCATCGCTCGTGTGGTCTGTGGGCGAGGCGGCGGCCAAGACGGATGTCGGCGTGGTGATGCCGATCGTGAGCCCCTCCACCGGCGCCGGCCTGATCTCCGCCGACGATCTCGCGACCTACACGGCTCCCAACGGCGTCCTCACCCGCGACCTCGACGGGATCGCCGGCCACAGCACGGTCGCCGTGGGCATTGACCCGATGATCGTCGCATCCATCCGCGCCCTCGGGAACGCCGCGCCCGCCACCGCGACCGACTGGCTGACACACTTGAGCACCCTGCCCAACGAAACCTTCTCATTGGGTTACGGAGATGCGGATATGGCCGGTCAGCTGCAAGCCGGCCTCACCACACCGCTCACCCCTCTCTCCCTCCGCTACGCCCTCGACGCGAAGAACTTCTCACCGGCCCCGACCACGATCGGCGAGCCCACCACCGCAACACACGTCCAGCCGACACCGACGGCCTCACCGGCACAGAGCCCAAGCCCCAGCCCAACCCCCCTCCCCACCCTCCCCACCCTGAGCGAACTCGTCGCGTGGGACTACAGCCTTTCCGGCATCGCCTGGCCCGGCGACGGCACGCTCCGCTCCGCGGATCTCGCACCGCTCTCCACAGCCGGGATGAAGACCGTCATCGTCTCCGGCGACAACACGAACGCCGACGAACTGGACAGCACACCGAACGCCGTCGTCCACACCGCCAGCAGCATGCTCGCCGTCAGCGACCAGCGGATCTCCGACGCCCTCCGCCAATCGGTCTCCGCACCGAGCGACATCGCATGGAACACCGCTATGTCAGCAGTGAACGCACAGCTCGCGCTCCTCAGCGGCGAAGACAAGACCTCCCGTAAGGTCCTCGTCGCCCTCGACCGTTCGTGGCCATCGAGCGGGACGCAGTTGCAACGCAGCCTCGACGCTCTGCTGACCTCAGCGTGGTCGGCACCGGCCGCCTTTTCCAGCATCGTCTCCGCCTCCGGATCCACCGACACCGTCGTGGTGGATGCGCCCGAGTCTCAGAGACGGATCGACGCCATCCGCAGCCTGCTCACCGACGAGAAGGCGCTGACCGACTTCGCGACTGTCCTGGTCGACCCCACGACGCTGACAGGCAGGACCCGCGCGCAACTCCTCACTCTGCTGGCCGTGTCCTGGCAGAACCCCCGCACCGACTGGTCCGCGGCCGTGACGAAAAGCCGCGAAGCCACCACCAAGACGCTCCACGCGATCCGCATCCTGCCCACCGAGAACATCAACCTCGTGAGCACGCAGGGGTCCATCCCGTTCACCGTGAGCAACGAGCTGCCGGGCGAGGCCGCCACTGTCACGCTCAGGGCGTCTCCGTCCAACGGCCGTCTCGAGATCGACGGACCCACGACCAAGTCCATTCCGAAGGATTCACGGGGGACGATGCTCGTCCCGGTCAGGGCGAAGGTCGGAAACGGCCAGGTCGTGCTGTCCCTCCAGCTGTACAGCCCGACAGGCATCCCGATCGGCGATCCCTCCGCGGTGAGCGTGGAGGTACACGCTGACTGGGAGGGTCTCGGCGCGCTCGTCTTCGGCGCACTGCTGGTGCTCCTGTTCGGCTACGGAATCGTCCGTGGACTCCTGCGCCGCCGGGCCCAGCGACGCACCGAGGCGCAGCAGACGCCCGAGGACGACAAGGGCGACAACGCCGCTCCCCGCAACGACGGGAGTTCGGATGGCTAG
- the trxA gene encoding thioredoxin gives MSATRSVTDVSFEQDVLNSEKTVLVDFWAEWCGPCRAVGPILDQIAAEHSEKIEIVKLNVDENPQTAAKYQITSIPAMKVYQGGEVVKTVIGAKPKPALEADLAAYLA, from the coding sequence ATGTCAGCAACACGTTCGGTCACGGACGTATCCTTCGAGCAGGATGTCCTCAACAGCGAGAAGACGGTCCTCGTGGACTTCTGGGCGGAATGGTGCGGCCCCTGTCGCGCCGTCGGCCCGATCCTCGACCAGATCGCCGCGGAGCACTCCGAGAAGATCGAGATCGTCAAACTCAATGTTGACGAGAACCCGCAGACCGCGGCGAAGTACCAGATCACCTCCATCCCCGCGATGAAGGTGTACCAGGGTGGCGAGGTCGTCAAGACCGTCATCGGCGCCAAGCCCAAGCCTGCCCTCGAAGCTGACCTGGCCGCCTACCTGGCGTAG
- the trxB gene encoding thioredoxin-disulfide reductase has protein sequence MRQIIIIGSGPAGYTAAIYAARANLKPLLIASSVEAGGELMKTTEVENFPGFPDGVMGPDLMVKMQAQAERFGTEVILEDVVSVDLSGDAKTVTLGSGAVHEALSVIFATGSAYRKLGLEDEERLSGHGVSWCATCDGFFFRERTIAVVGGGDSALEEATFLTRFADKVYVIHRRDSLRASKIMQDRAFANNKIEFIWNSEVVAINGSEQVEGITLRNRENDDQSDLDVQGLFIAIGNDPRVHLVHGQLDLTPEGTIAVAGRSSKTKLTGVFAAGDVVDSSYRQAVTAAASGTVAALDAEHYLSDLPQDLLDNATDIAPGDLELTTTA, from the coding sequence GTGCGGCAGATTATCATCATCGGTTCCGGACCAGCCGGTTACACCGCAGCCATCTACGCCGCGCGCGCCAACCTCAAACCGCTGCTGATCGCCTCGTCTGTCGAGGCCGGCGGCGAATTGATGAAAACCACCGAGGTAGAGAACTTCCCCGGCTTCCCCGACGGCGTCATGGGCCCCGATCTCATGGTCAAGATGCAGGCGCAGGCCGAGAGGTTCGGCACAGAAGTCATCCTCGAAGACGTCGTCTCCGTTGACCTCTCCGGCGATGCCAAGACCGTGACTCTCGGCTCAGGCGCAGTCCACGAGGCGCTCTCCGTGATCTTCGCGACCGGCTCCGCCTACCGAAAGCTCGGGCTGGAGGACGAAGAACGACTCTCCGGTCACGGCGTCTCCTGGTGCGCGACGTGCGACGGTTTCTTCTTCCGTGAGCGCACGATCGCGGTCGTCGGCGGCGGCGACTCGGCCTTGGAGGAAGCGACCTTCCTGACCCGCTTTGCGGACAAGGTCTACGTCATCCACCGTCGTGACTCCCTCCGTGCGTCCAAGATCATGCAAGATCGGGCCTTCGCCAACAACAAGATCGAATTCATCTGGAACTCGGAAGTCGTGGCGATCAACGGCAGCGAGCAGGTCGAGGGCATCACCCTCCGCAATCGTGAGAACGACGACCAGAGCGACCTGGACGTCCAGGGGCTGTTCATTGCCATCGGCAACGACCCGCGCGTCCACCTGGTGCATGGTCAGCTCGACCTCACTCCAGAGGGAACCATCGCGGTCGCCGGCCGCAGCTCGAAGACCAAACTCACGGGCGTGTTCGCCGCGGGTGACGTCGTCGACTCCTCGTACCGTCAGGCCGTGACCGCGGCCGCATCGGGCACGGTCGCCGCACTCGACGCGGAGCACTACCTGTCCGACCTCCCCCAGGACCTGCTGGACAACGCAACGGACATTGCGCCCGGCGACCTCGAACTCACGACCACCGCATAA